Proteins encoded within one genomic window of Campylobacter lari:
- a CDS encoding acetyl-CoA carboxylase subunit A has protein sequence MIHKILIANRGEIAVRVIRACRDLHIQSVAIYTEPDYECLHVKVADEAYRIGTDAIRGYLDGKRIVEIAKACGADAIHPGYGFLSENYEFAKECEEAGIIFIGPKSDVIRKMGNKNIARYLMKKNGIPVVPGTEKLNHCTLEEIKLQALKIGYPVILKASGGGGGRGIRVVHKEEDLEKSFEACKREALSFFKNDEVFMEKYVINPRHIEFQILADNYGNIIHLCERDCSIQRRHQKIIEIAPCPSISEKLRKTIGVTAVAAAKAVGYTNVGTVEFLLDDYNRFYFMEMNTRIQVEHPITEEITGIDLITRQIRIANGEILDLEQSDIKPRGFAIEARITAENVWKNFIPSPGKITEYFPALGPSVRVDSHLYKDYTVPPYYDSLLAKLIVKGSSYDSAVNRLERALKEFVIDDIRTTVPFLIAITKIREFRRGYFDTSFIETHMEELLEKTEDRHQENKEEVIAAIAAALQKIKESRQS, from the coding sequence ATGATACATAAGATTTTAATAGCCAATAGAGGTGAGATTGCAGTAAGGGTAATCCGTGCTTGTAGAGATTTGCATATACAAAGTGTTGCTATTTATACTGAACCTGATTATGAGTGTTTGCATGTAAAAGTTGCTGATGAAGCATATAGAATAGGAACTGATGCCATAAGAGGGTATTTAGATGGTAAAAGAATAGTTGAGATTGCTAAAGCTTGTGGAGCTGATGCTATACATCCTGGATATGGTTTTTTAAGTGAAAATTATGAATTTGCAAAAGAATGCGAAGAAGCAGGGATTATCTTTATAGGTCCAAAATCAGATGTTATCCGCAAAATGGGTAATAAAAATATAGCAAGATATTTAATGAAAAAAAATGGAATCCCTGTAGTTCCAGGTACTGAAAAATTAAATCATTGTACATTAGAAGAAATCAAACTCCAAGCTTTAAAAATAGGCTATCCTGTAATTTTAAAAGCTAGTGGCGGTGGTGGCGGTAGAGGCATACGCGTAGTACATAAAGAAGAGGATTTGGAAAAATCTTTTGAAGCATGCAAAAGAGAAGCGCTAAGTTTTTTTAAAAATGATGAAGTTTTTATGGAAAAATATGTTATTAATCCAAGGCATATTGAATTTCAAATTTTAGCAGATAATTATGGTAATATTATTCATCTTTGTGAAAGAGATTGCTCAATACAAAGAAGACATCAAAAAATCATTGAAATAGCACCTTGCCCAAGTATTTCAGAAAAACTAAGAAAAACCATAGGAGTTACTGCAGTAGCTGCTGCAAAAGCTGTAGGTTATACGAATGTTGGGACGGTTGAGTTTTTACTTGATGATTATAATAGATTTTATTTTATGGAAATGAATACAAGAATTCAAGTAGAACACCCAATTACTGAAGAAATTACGGGGATTGACCTTATCACAAGACAAATTCGTATAGCAAATGGGGAAATTTTAGATCTTGAGCAAAGCGATATAAAACCAAGAGGTTTTGCGATAGAAGCTAGGATTACAGCAGAAAATGTATGGAAAAATTTCATTCCAAGTCCAGGTAAAATTACAGAGTATTTTCCAGCTTTAGGGCCATCTGTGAGAGTGGATAGTCATTTATATAAGGACTATACTGTGCCACCTTATTATGATTCTTTACTTGCAAAATTAATTGTTAAGGGTTCAAGTTATGATAGTGCAGTTAATAGACTTGAGAGAGCTTTGAAAGAATTTGTGATTGATGATATTAGAACAACTGTTCCATTTTTGATTGCAATTACCAAAATAAGAGAATTTAGAAGAGGGTATTTTGATACTTCTTTCATAGAAACACATATGGAAGAGCTTTTGGAAAAGACAGAAGATAGACACCAAGAAAATAAAGAAGAAGTAATTGCTGCTATAGCTGCAGCCTTACAAAAGATAAAAGAAAGTAGGCAATCATGA
- a CDS encoding CorA family divalent cation transporter, producing MLNDTLKQIISNINISNAYYEFDDFDIFTLDITKNSKSVFVFKENQIFEYKDENLILFSNTEFIAILKEILQNEKEKNNTINLSIEKREELILENKKVKNFLTKYFILKVKLSKSYNMVSSVLEACKICHSKHHFIKKSLKTIILNLAVLEKNIKENISRLEGIYTYINTARNEKINKNIYFLSIMSAIFLPLNLIVGFFGMNTKNLFLSENEYGTYYILAVILTIFFILFLWYQFKDKKELDLDEFSVKKK from the coding sequence GTGTTAAATGATACTTTAAAACAAATTATTAGCAATATTAATATATCAAATGCTTATTATGAATTTGATGATTTTGATATTTTCACTCTAGATATAACTAAAAATTCTAAAAGTGTATTTGTTTTTAAAGAAAATCAAATTTTTGAGTATAAAGATGAAAATTTGATTTTATTTTCTAATACGGAATTTATAGCTATATTAAAAGAAATTTTGCAAAATGAAAAAGAAAAAAATAATACCATTAACCTTTCTATAGAAAAAAGAGAGGAGTTGATTTTAGAAAATAAAAAAGTAAAGAATTTCTTGACAAAATATTTTATATTAAAAGTCAAGCTTAGTAAAAGTTATAACATGGTTTCTTCTGTTTTAGAGGCTTGTAAAATTTGTCATAGTAAGCATCATTTTATAAAGAAAAGTTTAAAAACAATTATTTTAAATTTAGCTGTTTTGGAAAAAAATATTAAAGAAAATATATCAAGATTAGAAGGGATTTACACTTATATTAATACCGCAAGAAATGAAAAAATAAATAAAAATATTTACTTTTTAAGTATTATGTCTGCAATTTTTTTACCTTTAAATTTAATCGTTGGATTTTTTGGTATGAATACCAAGAATTTATTTTTATCTGAAAATGAATACGGAACTTACTATATTTTAGCTGTGATTTTAACGATATTTTTTATTTTATTTTTATGGTATCAATTTAAAGATAAAAAAGAATTGGATTTGGATGAATTTTCTGTAAAAAAGAAGTAA
- the tgt gene encoding tRNA guanosine(34) transglycosylase Tgt: protein MEFEVQYKSANARACRIKTTHSEILTPIFMPVGTLAAIKSLDAVDMSEILNTKIILANTYHLYLRPGSKVIKQMGGLHGFSKFEGSFLTDSGGFQAFSLSKNSKPDEKGIQFKSHIDGSLHYFTPQSVLDAQYDFNSDIMMILDDLVALPASKERIELSLKRTIKWAKEAIDYHKLKQSQGVGIGQNIFGIIQGGTDFEARKICSQALCEMDFDGLAIGGLSVGEENEAMYDTVEAMMPYVDNNRPRYLMGVGTPEDLVENVARGVDMFDCVMPTRNARNGTLFTSFGKFNIKKAEFITDHAPIDGKCSCYTCKNFSRAYLNHLFKAKELTFFRLASIHNLHYYLNLVKQMREAIIKDEFENFRKEFYRQRMC, encoded by the coding sequence ATGGAATTTGAAGTTCAATATAAAAGTGCAAATGCTAGAGCTTGTCGTATAAAAACTACACATAGTGAAATTTTAACTCCTATTTTTATGCCCGTTGGAACTTTGGCTGCGATTAAAAGTTTAGATGCTGTTGATATGAGTGAGATTTTAAATACAAAAATTATTTTAGCAAATACTTATCATTTGTATTTAAGGCCTGGTTCTAAAGTGATTAAGCAAATGGGTGGCCTGCACGGTTTTAGTAAATTTGAAGGCTCTTTTTTAACAGATAGTGGAGGTTTTCAAGCTTTTTCTTTAAGTAAAAATTCAAAACCTGATGAAAAAGGTATTCAATTTAAAAGTCATATCGATGGAAGTTTGCACTATTTTACCCCACAAAGTGTTTTAGATGCACAATATGATTTTAATTCAGATATTATGATGATTTTAGATGATTTAGTGGCCTTACCTGCAAGTAAAGAAAGGATAGAACTTTCTCTAAAACGCACTATAAAATGGGCAAAAGAAGCTATTGATTATCATAAGTTAAAACAAAGTCAAGGTGTGGGAATAGGGCAAAATATCTTTGGTATTATCCAAGGTGGGACTGATTTTGAAGCTAGAAAAATTTGCTCTCAAGCACTTTGCGAGATGGATTTTGATGGACTTGCTATAGGTGGATTAAGCGTGGGAGAAGAAAATGAGGCTATGTATGATACGGTTGAAGCTATGATGCCTTATGTGGATAACAATCGCCCTAGATATTTAATGGGAGTTGGCACGCCTGAAGATTTAGTAGAAAATGTAGCAAGAGGTGTGGATATGTTTGATTGCGTGATGCCAACAAGAAATGCAAGAAATGGTACTTTATTTACTAGCTTTGGAAAATTTAATATCAAAAAAGCAGAATTTATCACTGATCATGCTCCTATAGACGGCAAATGTTCTTGCTATACATGTAAGAATTTTTCAAGGGCCTATTTAAATCATTTATTTAAAGCCAAAGAATTAACCTTTTTTAGACTTGCAAGTATTCATAATTTACACTATTATTTAAATTTGGTCAAGCAAATGCGTGAAGCTATTATTAAAGATGAATTTGAAAATTTTAGAAAAGAATTTTATAGGCAAAGAATGTGTTAA
- a CDS encoding pyridoxal phosphate-dependent aminotransferase: MLSQRSQNLGESLTLVMTDIAKTLKANGEKVISFSAGEPDFDTPEIIKKAAIEAIEKGCGAYTPVVGIKEVIEAIQYKFKNDNSLDYKTSEIITNVGAKHSLFMAIECLVEEGDEVIIPSPYWVSYPEMVKFAGATPVFIEGEAKNGFKITPEQLKQAITSKTKVLMFNSPSNPTGAIYSKEEISALAKVLEGTKIVVLSDEIYEKLVYDGEFCAFAQVSEDALNRTVSINGLSKCGAMPGWRFGYMASKMSEFNNAVKKLQGQSTSNICSIIQYAALPALLGKADNDIEMMRQAFLKRRELACEILAKSDKLKLEQIPQGAFYLFISCKEVDNDSMRFCKRLLEEQKVALVPGIGFGMEGYFRLSYATNEKDIIEGCEKIVEFVKNY, from the coding sequence ATGCTAAGCCAAAGATCTCAAAATTTAGGAGAATCCTTAACTTTAGTAATGACTGATATAGCCAAAACTTTAAAAGCAAATGGTGAGAAAGTTATTAGTTTTTCGGCAGGTGAGCCTGATTTTGATACTCCAGAAATCATTAAAAAAGCAGCAATTGAAGCTATTGAAAAAGGTTGTGGAGCTTATACGCCAGTTGTGGGTATAAAAGAAGTTATAGAGGCTATACAATATAAATTTAAAAATGATAATAGTTTAGATTATAAAACAAGTGAAATCATTACCAATGTTGGTGCTAAACATTCTTTGTTTATGGCGATTGAGTGTTTAGTTGAAGAAGGTGATGAGGTTATTATTCCAAGTCCTTATTGGGTGAGTTATCCTGAAATGGTAAAATTTGCAGGCGCAACTCCTGTGTTTATAGAAGGTGAGGCAAAAAATGGATTTAAAATCACCCCAGAACAATTAAAACAAGCTATTACTTCAAAAACTAAGGTTTTGATGTTTAATTCTCCATCAAATCCTACAGGAGCTATATATTCTAAAGAAGAAATAAGTGCTTTAGCTAAGGTTTTAGAAGGAACTAAAATAGTAGTTTTAAGTGATGAAATTTACGAAAAATTAGTTTATGATGGAGAATTTTGTGCTTTTGCACAAGTTAGTGAAGATGCTTTAAATAGAACTGTAAGTATTAATGGTCTTAGCAAATGTGGTGCTATGCCAGGGTGGCGTTTTGGATACATGGCAAGTAAAATGAGCGAGTTTAATAATGCTGTTAAAAAACTACAAGGGCAAAGTACATCAAATATTTGTTCAATCATCCAATACGCAGCTTTACCAGCCTTACTTGGAAAAGCAGATAATGATATTGAAATGATGAGACAAGCCTTTTTAAAGCGTAGAGAATTAGCTTGTGAAATTTTAGCCAAAAGCGATAAGTTAAAATTAGAACAAATTCCACAAGGAGCTTTTTATTTATTTATATCTTGCAAAGAAGTTGATAATGATTCTATGAGATTTTGTAAAAGACTGCTAGAAGAGCAAAAAGTAGCTTTGGTGCCAGGTATTGGTTTTGGCATGGAAGGGTATTTTAGGCTCTCTTATGCAACTAATGAAAAAGATATTATTGAAGGTTGTGAAAAAATCGTTGAATTTGTAAAAAACTACTAA
- the lepB gene encoding signal peptidase I, with protein MKFLKKIYKFTQSWTGTLVVVLLIIFFFIQAFTIPSGSMKNTLLVGDFLFVKKFSYGIPTPHIPWVEIPVLPDFNKNGHLVSGEGPKRGDIVVFRYPHEPKIHYVKRCVAKGGDEVVFANKTLYVRMVEGDEHMKDYYPNKTKIIGGRLFVKEPFVEKGIHYDSRVDIDSVFFRYLNLGQFAMKPASFDELGANNIYGFNAYYYKVPENEYFMMGDNRDHSSDSRFWGSVDYKYIVGQPWFIYFSWDENKKVRWERVGRLVETIEKDERFIHHNESDIEALE; from the coding sequence ATGAAATTTTTGAAGAAAATTTATAAATTTACACAATCTTGGACGGGAACTTTAGTAGTTGTTTTATTGATTATATTTTTCTTTATACAAGCTTTTACTATACCAAGCGGTTCTATGAAAAATACTTTATTAGTAGGGGATTTTTTATTTGTAAAAAAATTTTCTTATGGTATTCCAACCCCGCATATTCCTTGGGTGGAAATTCCTGTTTTACCTGATTTTAATAAAAATGGACATTTAGTAAGTGGTGAAGGTCCTAAAAGAGGGGATATTGTGGTATTTAGATATCCGCATGAGCCAAAAATCCACTATGTAAAAAGATGTGTGGCCAAAGGCGGAGATGAAGTAGTTTTTGCAAATAAAACCTTATATGTGCGTATGGTTGAGGGTGATGAACATATGAAAGATTATTATCCTAATAAAACAAAAATCATAGGCGGAAGACTTTTTGTAAAAGAGCCTTTTGTGGAAAAAGGAATACATTATGATTCTAGAGTGGATATAGACAGTGTATTTTTTCGCTATTTAAATTTGGGGCAATTTGCTATGAAGCCTGCTTCTTTTGATGAATTAGGTGCTAATAATATTTATGGTTTTAATGCTTATTATTATAAAGTACCTGAAAATGAATATTTTATGATGGGCGATAACCGTGATCATTCTAGCGATAGTCGATTTTGGGGAAGTGTAGATTATAAATATATAGTTGGGCAACCTTGGTTTATTTATTTTTCATGGGATGAAAATAAAAAAGTTAGATGGGAAAGAGTAGGGCGTTTAGTTGAAACTATAGAAAAAGATGAACGCTTTATTCATCATAATGAAAGCGACATAGAAGCTTTAGAATAA
- the folD gene encoding bifunctional methylenetetrahydrofolate dehydrogenase/methenyltetrahydrofolate cyclohydrolase FolD, translating to MTLLDGKKLSDKLKENLKQEVLELKAQSIEPCLAVILVGEDPASATYVGSKAKACEQCEIKSLVYKLDVNTTQNELLALINTLNHDDSIDGILVQLPLPSHINKDIILESINFNKDVDGFHPFNVGNLNLNLKGGFLPCTPLGVMKILEHYDIKLQGASVVVIGASNIVGRPMATLLLNANASVSICHIYTKDLKAYTKNADIVIVAAGCPNLLKEDMVKEGVVVIDVGINRVDGKIVGDVDFENVSKKASYITPVPGGVGPMTIAMLLENTIKSAKNRIKK from the coding sequence ATGACACTTTTAGATGGTAAAAAGCTAAGTGATAAGTTAAAAGAAAATTTAAAACAAGAAGTATTAGAACTTAAAGCTCAAAGTATAGAGCCTTGTTTGGCTGTAATTTTAGTAGGCGAGGATCCTGCTAGTGCTACTTATGTGGGTTCTAAAGCAAAAGCTTGCGAGCAATGTGAAATTAAGTCTTTAGTTTATAAACTTGATGTAAATACAACTCAAAATGAGCTTTTGGCTTTGATTAATACTTTAAATCATGATGATAGTATAGATGGAATTTTAGTTCAACTTCCATTGCCATCGCATATTAATAAAGATATAATCTTAGAAAGTATTAACTTTAATAAAGATGTAGACGGCTTTCACCCCTTTAATGTCGGAAATTTAAATCTTAATTTAAAAGGTGGTTTTTTACCATGTACACCTTTAGGCGTTATGAAAATTTTAGAACATTATGATATAAAATTACAAGGAGCTAGTGTAGTTGTAATAGGAGCTTCAAATATAGTAGGCCGTCCTATGGCCACTCTTTTGTTAAATGCTAATGCTAGTGTGAGTATTTGTCACATTTATACAAAAGATTTAAAAGCTTATACAAAAAATGCTGATATTGTTATCGTAGCAGCAGGTTGTCCAAATCTTTTAAAAGAAGATATGGTTAAAGAAGGTGTGGTGGTAATTGATGTTGGGATTAATAGAGTTGATGGAAAAATAGTAGGCGATGTCGATTTTGAAAATGTTAGTAAAAAAGCTAGTTATATCACTCCTGTACCAGGTGGAGTAGGGCCTATGACTATTGCTATGCTTTTAGAAAATACTATAAAATCAGCTAAAAATAGGATAAAAAAATGA
- a CDS encoding c-type cytochrome — translation MKIVLFLFFIIYGAWAEDFISPKEYQESLYKNPRGISCAKCHGDGGQQILGYYTKNGEKIPFIVPSIKNIPYTRFRKILNQPQEAKSIMPTYSLTEDEIKSLYDYITSNKRSKK, via the coding sequence ATGAAAATTGTATTATTTTTATTTTTTATAATTTATGGTGCTTGGGCTGAAGATTTTATCTCTCCTAAAGAATACCAAGAGTCCCTTTACAAAAATCCAAGAGGCATAAGTTGTGCTAAATGTCATGGCGATGGAGGTCAACAAATACTAGGTTATTACACTAAAAATGGAGAAAAAATTCCTTTTATTGTGCCAAGTATTAAAAACATTCCTTATACGCGTTTTAGAAAAATTCTAAATCAACCTCAAGAGGCAAAAAGCATTATGCCAACTTACTCGCTAACAGAAGATGAAATAAAATCACTTTATGATTATATTACTAGCAATAAAAGGAGTAAAAAATGA
- the hemL gene encoding glutamate-1-semialdehyde 2,1-aminomutase, translating into MKNNKKAFEEACEHIAGGVDSPVRAFASVGSNPLFIKQGKGAYISDIEENTYIDYVQSWGPLLFGHCDEDIEKACKKALEHGSSFGAPTLAETKLAKFILKDWPHLDKIRFVSSGTEATMSAIRLARGFSKKDKIIKFEGCYHGHSDSLLVSAGSGAATFNTPSSLGVLTDVAKNTLVAVYNDIDSVKNLINNDDNIACIIIEPIAGNMGLVPAKIEFLQELRKLCDEYQILLIFDEVMSGFRASYLGSFGINNIKADIVTFGKVIGGGIPAAAFAARAEIMDLLSPLGGVYQAGTLSGNPLAMAAGYASLKKARNYEGLYEKLEKLGKRLTQGFKEAANDCKIPLQVNCVGSMFGFFFCENPVNNYQDALKSDTKLFAKFHAQMLSKGVYLAPSQFETGFICECMDKKIIDKTIQAAQESFKAL; encoded by the coding sequence ATGAAAAACAATAAAAAAGCCTTTGAGGAAGCTTGTGAGCATATAGCAGGTGGGGTAGATTCCCCAGTGCGTGCTTTTGCAAGTGTAGGTAGCAATCCTTTATTTATCAAACAAGGCAAAGGTGCTTATATTAGCGATATAGAAGAAAATACTTATATAGATTATGTGCAAAGTTGGGGACCTTTACTTTTTGGACATTGTGATGAGGATATTGAAAAAGCTTGTAAAAAAGCATTAGAGCATGGCTCGAGCTTTGGTGCGCCAACTTTAGCTGAAACTAAATTGGCCAAATTTATCTTAAAAGATTGGCCACATTTGGATAAAATCCGTTTTGTAAGTAGTGGCACTGAAGCTACTATGAGTGCTATTCGTCTTGCAAGAGGATTTAGTAAAAAAGATAAAATCATCAAATTTGAAGGATGTTATCATGGGCATTCTGATTCTTTATTGGTAAGTGCTGGAAGCGGTGCAGCTACTTTTAACACCCCAAGCTCACTAGGAGTTTTAACCGATGTAGCTAAAAATACTCTAGTAGCCGTTTATAATGATATTGATAGTGTTAAAAACTTAATCAATAATGATGATAATATAGCTTGTATCATCATAGAGCCAATTGCAGGAAATATGGGTTTAGTACCTGCTAAAATAGAATTTTTACAAGAGCTAAGAAAACTATGTGATGAGTATCAAATTCTTTTAATTTTTGATGAAGTTATGAGTGGCTTTAGAGCTTCATATCTTGGCTCTTTTGGGATTAATAATATAAAAGCTGATATAGTAACTTTTGGTAAGGTTATAGGCGGAGGTATTCCTGCAGCTGCTTTTGCTGCAAGAGCTGAAATCATGGATTTATTAAGTCCTTTGGGCGGGGTATATCAAGCAGGAACACTAAGTGGCAATCCTCTTGCTATGGCTGCAGGTTATGCGAGCTTAAAAAAAGCAAGAAATTATGAAGGCTTATATGAAAAATTAGAAAAACTAGGCAAAAGACTTACCCAAGGCTTTAAAGAAGCTGCAAATGATTGCAAAATTCCTTTGCAAGTTAATTGCGTTGGTTCTATGTTTGGATTTTTCTTTTGTGAAAACCCTGTTAATAATTATCAAGACGCTTTAAAATCAGATACTAAATTATTTGCCAAATTTCATGCGCAGATGCTAAGCAAAGGTGTATATTTAGCACCATCTCAATTTGAAACAGGTTTTATATGTGAATGTATGGATAAAAAAATCATTGATAAAACTATACAAGCAGCACAAGAAAGTTTTAAAGCATTATGA
- a CDS encoding AtpZ/AtpI family protein — MNKRQKIIRKGIEAADGLSLGISMVVAVLIGVGIGYFLKNLTGIVWLFWVGVFIGVAAAILNVYKAYKAQVKSYEEFKEENRYKDLKNDPKA, encoded by the coding sequence ATGAATAAAAGACAAAAAATCATTCGCAAAGGTATAGAAGCTGCAGATGGATTAAGCCTTGGTATATCCATGGTTGTGGCTGTTTTAATCGGAGTTGGTATAGGCTATTTTTTAAAAAACTTAACCGGTATTGTTTGGCTTTTTTGGGTAGGAGTGTTTATAGGGGTAGCTGCGGCGATTTTAAATGTTTACAAAGCCTATAAAGCACAAGTAAAAAGTTACGAAGAATTTAAAGAAGAAAATCGCTATAAAGATTTAAAAAATGATCCTAAAGCCTAA
- a CDS encoding MFS transporter — translation MLSSKRTIRSLTALFLGMIFVFIGSALTVNSIAIILKHNNVSNFYIGVIGSCYFLGAMVSTISAHRIVSKVGHIRSFGIFAIIFGIATMLHSLNSNLYFWMFLRFLLGFCYYALLMVIESWLNEKAKNTIRSRVIAFYEVVFYSSSGFGILLMSFDFPSNTVFILSASFIMFASIPLFLIRIKEPILPQKTKISIPKVFDIVPLALVTSFIAGMLLNGFFSMASLFVLIQGFGAKEASIFIFSTMVGGFISQLYIGTLSDKISRKFAIILCAFIALSAMLCILLLEYNIYLKYFFGFLLGMGMCCLYALSLARANDMLDNPSKRVELGRAVLFTYSFGALFAPAVLGTLMYYFQAYGFMYFYIVLLSILILFAIDKPKFKKLTKFKRKPGNMVMLDDN, via the coding sequence ATGTTAAGCTCAAAAAGAACGATTAGATCACTAACAGCATTATTTCTTGGTATGATTTTTGTTTTCATAGGAAGTGCTTTAACAGTAAATTCCATAGCTATTATTTTAAAGCATAATAATGTTAGTAATTTTTATATAGGCGTAATAGGAAGTTGTTATTTTCTTGGTGCTATGGTAAGTACAATTAGTGCCCATAGAATAGTTTCTAAAGTAGGACATATAAGATCATTTGGAATTTTTGCTATTATTTTTGGTATAGCCACCATGCTTCATAGTTTAAATTCTAATCTTTATTTTTGGATGTTTTTAAGATTTTTGCTAGGTTTTTGCTATTATGCGCTTTTAATGGTAATAGAATCATGGCTTAATGAAAAAGCAAAAAACACTATTCGCTCAAGAGTGATAGCCTTTTATGAGGTTGTATTTTACTCATCATCAGGTTTTGGAATTTTACTTATGTCTTTTGACTTTCCAAGTAATACAGTATTTATTTTAAGCGCTAGTTTTATTATGTTTGCTTCCATTCCTTTATTTTTAATCCGCATTAAAGAGCCTATTTTGCCACAAAAAACAAAAATTTCCATTCCTAAGGTTTTTGATATAGTGCCTTTAGCCTTAGTAACAAGTTTTATAGCGGGCATGCTTTTAAATGGCTTTTTTTCCATGGCTTCTTTATTTGTACTTATACAAGGATTTGGCGCAAAAGAAGCTTCTATTTTTATTTTCTCTACTATGGTAGGTGGCTTTATTTCGCAACTTTATATCGGAACTCTTTCTGACAAAATTAGCAGAAAATTTGCCATTATATTGTGTGCTTTTATTGCTTTAAGCGCTATGCTTTGCATACTACTTTTAGAATATAATATTTATCTAAAATACTTTTTTGGATTTTTGCTAGGCATGGGTATGTGTTGTTTATACGCTCTTTCTTTAGCAAGAGCAAATGATATGCTTGATAATCCTAGCAAAAGAGTTGAACTTGGCAGAGCAGTTCTTTTTACCTATTCTTTTGGTGCTTTATTCGCGCCTGCAGTTTTGGGAACTTTGATGTATTATTTTCAAGCTTATGGCTTTATGTATTTTTATATAGTTTTATTAAGTATTTTGATACTATTTGCCATAGATAAACCAAAATTTAAAAAACTTACCAAATTTAAAAGAAAACCTGGTAATATGGTAATGCTAGATGATAACTAA